The stretch of DNA ATGTCGAGCTCTGAGAGGTTatagcaaagaagagaaaaaCTTAGGGTTAACTCCAGGTTTATTATCTTCTGCCGTCTTTTTTAACTTTTCATATGCTTTAATTTCTCTCTTGTGTTAATGTCTTATAACTCTTATAAAACAATTACAAGTTTATAATTTCTCTTTGGTATTTCCATTTCAAGGTCAGAGTAGAAGGAGTTGGACATGAAGTTGAAGAGGCCAATAGAGATAGAAGAAGGGGAGATTATGAAACGCCACGTGTGTCCTTTTTGTGAGAAAGAGTTCAGCAATGGAAAAGCTTTAGGAGGGCACAAAAGAATCCATTTGTACAAGATAAGGGGTAGAAACAATCGGAAACTTTGTTTCTCATcaaatttaaattctgaatctgtTTCTGCCTCCTCGTCCACTGTGTCTGATGTGGAACAGGTGCCGTCTTGCAAAGTACCAGGGGAGGATCTGAAAGATGTTTTACCAAGATGGGGTAGTGTTGGGAAAAGAGGGAAGAAGGGTTACGGTCACATTATTCGCAAATCTTCCTATACAGAAAAAATGGAACttcctccgtcccaatttatgtggccTCGTTCAGATAGCTTCGGGCCAAATAATAATCACAACAAGCTGCATAAAAATATTGTTTCTCAACACAAATTACATGTTGAGAAGGGTGATCGAAGAGCGCATTCATTTGATCTCAATGAACTTCCTCCAGAAGCAATAGAAAATGGACTTGACTAGACAGAGCTCAACAAATTCTATATATACCCGTTTTGGCATTGATTCGACATCAAAAGTTCAACTGTCAAGCAGCTGATTTCTACGGGTTCGTAGCTTTTGAAAAGTTAGTGGACTTTTTTCTTTTTAGTATGTTTAAGAAAGAACGATACatttttatatttgaaattttttaaacGTTATGCATTTTATTTTGCCTTCATAATGTTCTTATTATCACAAAATTGTCATTACATGTTTAAAGTTATACATTCTAAGGGTTACTTTGAGAAAAACTTAGCGAAGGAGAGCTAGAAGTAGAACCTAAAGGAGTTTGAAGCTTTGAAATCTATCGATTATATCAACTCTCACTAAAAGAGTGACGAAACACAATAAGTAGAATAACTTATCAATGGAATGGTGTCTAGCATTTGGGTATTTTCTAAAATAGAAAGATAGTCATATAATTTATATAGAGATGGAGTGTTTTTTATGCAGTGCTATATATGGATTTCCTATTGGAGACAAACTCAAAATAGAACCTTTTGTTAGAGCTTATTTAATTCATCCACATATAAAATGTTGCTTCCGGTTATGTCAAAGTGCCAAAAGATTCAAGTTTTAATAAATTCGATATGATAAAAActtaaagaagaaaataaatgaattaaaaataataataaggaCAATTATCAATGAAAAAAATCCAACTTGCATGTTTATGAATGTCAATAATTTTGAAATGTATGAGTTCCATTTCATAGCATAGGCATCTATTCTCATAAACTATTTACAACCAATATGAAGTATTCATATTTTCTTATTGATCTCACATAAGCTTTGGTATCAATTTGGAAGTTCTGATACAATTTTGAAGAATTCTAAAGTACGATAAAAAATAATGTAGGTACAAGTAAAAGATTTAAGGGTCTTACAACACTGCTTAgacgaagcaaaatataaacaACTTGCTTCTCAATGTTTTTTTTTACGGGaataaatatataaacaaataTGAAAAGACAAAGAAAGAAACAAGacgagaaaaagaaagaaagaaagaaagaaagaaagaaaaaagtcaAAACAGGTAGGTTGTAGAATCTAAAAGAAAGAAACCGACACCAAATTGTAGTGCCCTTCTGCCGCGCATATATAATTCGTTGAAATATTTTCAGCTAACCCTTTGTCAGTAACGACTCAATCGATCGTTTTGCCTTCTAAAATTCTGTtttcctaaataagactccccgtatatgtttttaatattttatgacttgcgaggatggttagttcaAGATTTAgaagggttcggattgaaatcggaacacttggttccttagtttggtttCAAAAGGTCAAGTtcgacttcggtcaatattttgagaaaaccaCCCCGGAATCgtgatttgacggtttcaatagattcgtatgacgattttggatttgggcgtatgttcgaatcgggttttggacaacccaggagcgtttcagcgcttaatagtgaaaatcagctatttaaaggtttaaggctctttaaatttgatttggagtaggttttggagtaatcgaggtccgttcaAAATTCTGAGCctaggaatagtttcgtatggtgatttaagacttgcacgtaaaatttggtgtcattccgagtagtttaagtatgtttcggcgcgttcggagcaagtttaaagaatttgaaatttctaagttgaatcaatttggtttggggtatgattcttagttttgatattgttttatgcgTTTGAGGGTTCGAgtgagtctgttttatgatttcaaacttgttggtatattcgggcagggccccgggggcctcgggtgttaaccggacgaggctcggaccaagtttggacttaggagcaatcgttgaagcttccagcttttggtgtaaccgcacatgcgcatggacagccgcaggtgcgagctcgcagaagcgagcgacgagccgcagaagcggccaagagggggGCTGCCAGTGACCGTAGAAGCGGGGAAATGGATCTCACTTGCGatagcgcaggtgcgaggaaggcaGTGCAGGAGCGGacgaaggtcgcaggtgcgacgcacgCACCGTAGAAGCGGTCTCGAAGAAGCGAGCcgctgatcgcagaagcggacgagccAGCTAAGGGGaaaaccgcatctgcgaggtcCCTTCTGCATatgcggagccacagaagcggctgtCGAGCCGCAAAAGTGAAATATCGTTGGGCAGAATGTCTTAAAACGGGGCTCAGCAATTTTTAagcccattttctccattcttgggtgattttggagcttcttgagccggattttcacctagcaacttggaagtaagttaattctacttattgtgagttaaatacatagattatgggtagattttaatatgtaaattatggaaatcaaaggtttagatgaaaaatctaggtttttataaaaatgagattttaaccacgaaaattatTATGGAAtgggatagaaattatatatttgagttcgtaaggttataGGTGATGATTTTCTCCgcaaatttttggaatccgagcacgtgagGCCCAGagtaaattttaagaattttaccattttgggtcgggtaattaatctaatactcTAATTTCGAATTgttaagcatgtattaattattttatataaccttcggttagtttcagattttttggcaccgaattgaggctttaacgcgacgttgtgatcgggaagtgaactttgagataaggtaagcctcttgtctaaccttgtaagagggaacttacttcataggtgatttaaattaatattgttgctaattgtgggggctacgtacgcacgaggtgatgagagttcgtgcgtagctactaattatgctatgtccgggtagtttaggactcaaatcatgaattacttgtaataattgcatcctttatttaattaaaatactgaaattatattaaaaattgttagagaaaatagtaaaagaccgaaatttcacatacttaattttttgtgcaaattacttgactgttaatataaattgtacatccttatgtgttagccttataataacttttcattccggaggttcataagaaaatgtcctcctttcttgtggagcgggtcgaacgcctcggcagtatagatgcatctatggatcgtaccgcacatccctcggcagtgtacacgatactctggatcgggttaataataataattacacgatactttgacatCCTATTGCagcttttgaagataaatgattaattgaaaattattgaatttgaaagaattatttatttccgcttgttaagaaaattattgttatttgcaTAAACCATGActatttagatatttttattttaatattattgacccatagtgagtgtcaaagtcgacctctcgtcgctacttcttcgagattagacttgatacttactgggtacacgttgtttacgtactcatcctatgcttgctgcactttttgtgcaggatctgagacaggaacCTTAGGCTGTCCTACCAGTACGCACCCAcgttatcccgaggcctagtggtgagcttctTCTCCTGAGCCGTTCCGTAGCACCTAGTGTCTCCCTTTGTATTTGTTTTTTGTCTATTTTGTGTTCAGACAGTATTTTGGATttcttttgtataatctactagatgctcatatacttgtgacgcAAGGTCTTGACACACACAATAGTAGAATTGTGGATTaagtattttcttggttttatttAATTAGaaccttttatatttttcttaaatcttgcaagtaagaagagtttaattattcAAAAATTTATTAACGGAATACTTATATGTTTGATTCACTAGTTTGCTTGTCTAGCTAtgatgttggacgccatcacgacctatcggtgaaattgggtcatgacaacatggtatcaaagcactaggttcacgtaggtctcacaagttatgagcaggcctaatagagtcttgaggatcggtacgaagacgtgtgtacttatcttcgagaggctatagggtgttaggaaactacctttcttcatctcctatcgtgcagttgatgtagtactaagtatctttctcttattctctcacagatggtgagaacgcgctctactgaggttccagaccagggaagagttgatccccctgttgttagaggccgagggaggactccaacccgtggtaggggacgaggatgtCCCAGAATTGTTTCAGTTATGCCACCAgtagatccagtagaggatcctatcatcgaagagcagggtgaggtgcccatagcagagccagctccgatggatttcacatccgcaccgggatttcaggaggtcatgggccgtatgctgcggttcatggacactatgactcatgccggtttatttccggcagatccagccacatctcaggcgggagggggagcacagacccctaccgagCAAGCTCATGGGCAAGCAACTGTTGTATAccagacctagggtgcactacccgtaggcggagcccagccagtggcagcagttACACCTGAGCCCAAACCAGCTGCGgtcggcgagccgcagaagctattggatagatggactaggctacatcctcctatctttgggggtgagcaacatgaggatcCCAAGGACTTCGTCGATCGGTGCAGGgcatactgtacaacatgaggatattggagtcccatggggtagacttttctacctttcagctggagggcagggcccgtagatggtggcagtcctatcttcttggcagaccagcagattctcctcccatgacttgggacaggttcacctgtatcttcctggataggtatattccaccctcccaaagggaagagttgcggtttcagttcgagcagctccagcaaaGTCAGATGTCAGTAACCGATTATAAGGCtaggttctctgagttgtctcgccatgcacttatgctATTACctactgatgcagagagagtgcagagattTGTTGCGGGTTTGCACACTGGTATTCGGGCCACTATGGCCCgaaaggttgagatggggacttcttatgagctagttgtggtgatagcccggaggattgagggtgtgtgtcagcgtagccgagagcaggttatgagagataagtggcttagatattctgaagagttcagaggtgccccgtctgggggtagaggtcagttcgtgagagggcagtccagcaggcccccatatccagcaccaccgcctcctcgattTTCTcaagtgcgaccttatttcagtgctatgccaggGAGTTCTTATCGCCTACCGGTTATTCAGgattcttccagtgggtattcaggtcatcagGGCCAGACCTCAAGTCAACAGTCCATCGTaccgaggggttgtttcgagtgtgggtATTTCAGTCATATATGGaaattctgccccaggcttcggggtaggaTCGTGCAGCAGGgttagcagcctatgattacagcaccagttgcTCCATCATCCGTTCGGCCACCCAGAGGCGGAGAGCAGgtaggtaggggtcgtcctaaaggtggaggccagccaggcaGCGCTCCAGCTTGGTTCTATGCTTCTCcgactagaccagatgcagaggcctcacaTGTCGTGATCACagatattatttctgtttgcggcaaagattcCTCCGTATTATTTTATCCAgagtctacatattcctatgtgtcatctttatttgctcatttcctgggtgtttctcgtgagtccttggatactcctgtttatgtgtcaaCTCCTATGGAcgattttgttgttgtggatcggatctaccagTTCTGCATTGTtatattttgtggttatgaaactagagcagatcttctactgcttaatatgaccgactttgaattTATCTTGGACATGGAttggctatccccatatcatgccgtcctagattgccatgctaagatcgtcaccttggcgatgccagagttacctagattggagtggatAGGTTCGTTTGCCggtacatctagtcgggttatttccttctcaaaggctcgacacatggtcgagaagggttgtttagcgtatttggcctatgttcgggacactactgcagagactccggcgattgattcaaTGCCAGTAGTCTGAGAGTTcttcgatgtgtttccttctgatcttccaggcatgacaccagatcttgatattgatttttgtattgatttagctccaggtaaccagcctatatctatttcaccgtatcgtatggctccgaaagagttgaaggagttgttGGCAAACGGGTTCGTTAGGacgagtgtgtctccttggggcgcaccggtactatttgtgaagaagaaagacgggactatgcggatgtgtattgattatcgccaattgaacaaagttaccattatgaacaagtacctgttaccgcgtattgatgatctactTGACCAGTTGCAAGGTGCTAGAGTGTATtcgaagatcgacttgaggtcggggtacagttgaagattcaggattcggatgtcccgaagactactttccagactagatatggtcattataagtttctggtgatgtccttcggtttgaatAACGCCCCGgtgacgtttatggatttgatgaatagtgtgttcagaccatatattgattcgtttgtcattgtcttcattaatgacattttgatctacttgcGCAGTAAGGAAgaacacgagcagcatatgagagtggtgcttcagaccttgcatgaacaaaaactatatgctaagttctccaagtgtgagttttggctagactctgtagtatttttggggcatattgtatcgggcgaaggtattaaagttgatcccaaaaagattgaggcagttcagaattggcatcgtcccacttcggcgactgaggtcaggagtttcctaggattagcaggttattatcgtcggttcgtggagggattttaatctattgcagcacctttgactagattgacctagaagggtgctccgtttcgatggtccgatgattgtgaggtgagctttcagaagctcaagacagcactgaCTACCGCagcagtgttagtgttgccttccagttcggggatgtatacagtgtattgcgatgcttcacgcattggcctAGGTtgcgtattgatgcaggaggggtgagttattgcatatgcttcacgtcagctgaagcctcaCGAGCAGAATTACCCGGTGCATGATTTGGAATTAGTTGCGATTGTTcgcgctcttaagatttggaggcattatctttatggggtgtcttgtgaggtttacactgattatcgcagtttgcagcatttgttcaagcagagggacctaaatttgaggcagcacagatggcttgagttactaaaagattatgatattactatcttgtaccATCTGGGAAAaccaaatgtagttgcagacacCTTGAGTATAAAGgcgaagagtatgggtagtttggattttatttcagcagaggagaggccattagctttggatattcagtccttggctaacagacttatgagactggatatttcagagcccagtcgagttcttgcatgtgttgttgcctagtcttcactatttgagcggatcaaggctcgccagtttgacgttccacacttattggttcttcgagagacggtactacggggtggtgccaagaaaGTTACTATTGGCAAGGATGGTGTCCTGCGACTCcaagatcgtctatgtgttcctgatgtggatgggctgaggaaaaagatcctagaggaagcatacagttctcggtattctattcatccaggtgctatgaagatgtatcgtgacctgaggcaacattattggtggcggcggatgaagaaggacatagttgagtatgtatctaggtgcctacattgccagcaggttaagtatgagcatcagaggccaggtagtctacttcagtagatgactataccatagtggaaatgggagcacattacatggacttcgtagttgggttgccgctgACCTTCctgaagtttgatgcagtttgggtcattgtcgataggttgaccaaatcagcacacttcattccggttgtgactacgtatacgtcaaagaggttggcccagatctatattcaggagatagttcggttgcacagtgtgccaatttctatcatttcagatagaggccctcagtttacttcacatttctggagagcagtacagagtgaattggggacctgtgtagagctcagtacagcctttcatccgcagaccgatgggcagtcagagcggacagttcagatcttggaggatatgctccgggcatgtgtgattgatttcGGAGGTCaatgggatcatttcttgcctttgaccgagtttgtttataacaacagttaccaatctagcatcaagatggctccatttaaagctctatatggtcggcgatgtcgttcgctcatcggatggtttgagcccggcgaggctaagttatatagtactgatttggtgaaggatgccatggaaaaggtgaagttgatttaggagcgactttgtatagcacagtccagacagaagagttacgcggatcagaaagtgcgtgatttatcatttatggtgggtgaaaaagttctcttgaaggtttcgccgatgaagggaatcgtgagattcgggaagaagggcaagttgagtccaaggtttataggcctatttgaggtgttgaggcgagtttggggaggttgcttacgagcttactttgcctcccagtctatcgagagttcagccagttttccatgtatctatgctccagaagtatcatgccaaCTTGTCAcgtgtgttagatttcagcattattcagctagataagagcttgggttatgaagaagaaccagttgccattgttgatagacaggttcACCAGtagaggtccaagaagatttctgcagtaaaagtctagtggaggagccaaccagtcgaggaagagaCTTGGGAGGGCGAGGAGGgcatgcggagaagatatccacattcattcagcactccaggtataattctaaacccgttcgaggacgaacgtttatttaagaggtggagaatgtaacgacccaaccggtggttttgccttctagaacctcgttaccctaaataagactctccgtatgtgcttttactgttttatgacttgcggggatggttagttcgggatttggaagggttcgggttgaaatcggaatacttggttccttagtttagttttaaaaggccaagtttgacttcggtcaacatttcgaGAAAATGGCCCTATAATCgtgatttgatgattccaataggttcgtatgatgattttggacttgggcgcatgttcgaatcgggttttggacaatccgggagcgtttcgactcTTAATATTGAAAATCagctatttaaaggtttaaggttctttaaatttagtttggagtaggttttggagtaatcgaggtccgttcgaaattccgagactgggaatagttccgtatggtgatttaagacttgtacgcaaaatttggtgtcattccgagtagtttaagtatgtttcggcgcgttcagaataagtttaaagaatttaaaatttctaagttgaatcaatttggtttggggtatgattcttagttttgatgttgttttatgcgttccgagggttcgagcgagtccatgttatgatttcaaacttgttggaatgttcggacggggccccgggggcctcgggtgttaaccggacgaggctcggacaagtttggacttaggagcaatgGCTGAAACTTCTGGCTTCTGTtataaccgcacctgcgcatggacagccgcaggtgcaagGTCACAGAAGCGAGcgacgagccgcagaagcgggcaagaGGGGGGCTGCCAGTGACCACAGAAGCGGAGAAAtagaccgcacctgcgatggcgcaggtgcgaggaaggcaGCGAAGGAGCGGACGAAGGTCGCAGGTGTGACGCacgcaccgcagaagcggtctcgcagAAGGGAGCcgctgatcgcagaagcggacgagccGGCTAAGGGGAAAACCGCATCTACGAGGTcccttccgcagaagcggctgtcGAGCCGCAGAAGTGAAAAATCACTGGCCAGAATGTCTTAAGATTGGGCTCAGCCATTTTTTagcccattttctccattcttgggcgattttggagcttcttgagagggattttcacctagcaacttggaggtaagttaattctacttatattgagttaaatacatagattatgggtagattttaatatgtaaattatGGAAATCAAAGTTTTAGATGAAAACTTAGGTTTTtagaaaaatgagattttaaccacgaaaatggttatgaaatgggatggaaattgtatatttgagttcataaggttatgggtgacGATTTTCTCCTCAAATTTCTGAatttcgggcacgtgggcccgggtgaattttagaaattttaccattttgggtcggGCAATTAATCTAATACTCTAATTTCGAATTGTTAAgaatgtattaattattttatataacctttggctagtttcggatttttcggcaccgaattgaggctttaacgcgacgttgtgatcgggaagtaaactttgagacaaggtaagtctcttgtttaaccttgtaagagggaatttaccccataggtgatttaaattaatattgttgctaattgtgggggctatgtacgcacgaggtgacgagagtccgtgcgtagctactaattatgctatgttcgggtagtttaggactcaaatcatgaattacttataataattacatcctttatttaattaaagtactgaaattatattgaaaattgttagagaaaatagtaaaataccgaaatttcacatacttgaatttttgtgcaaattacttgactgttaatagaaattgtacatccttatgtgttagccttataataacttTTCATTCTGGAGGTTCagaagaaaatgtcctcctttcttgtggagcgggacgaacgcctcgacagtatagatgcatctatggatcgtgccgcacatccctcgggagtatacacgacactctggatcaggctGTATGACTTCGGCaaaaatcgtacttaataataataattacatgatactttgacATCTTATTGgagcttgtgaagataaatgattaattgaaaattattgaatttgaaagaattatttatttccgcttgttaagaaaattattgttattcacataaaccatgtctatttaaatatttctattttaatattattgactcatagtgagtgtcaaagtcgacctctcgtcactacttcttcgagattagacttgatacttactgggtacacgttgtttacgtactcatgctacgcttgctgcactttttgtgcggGATCTAAGACAGGAACCTTAGACGGTCCTACCGGTACGCGCTCAcgctatcccgaggcctagtggtgaacTGCTtctcctgagccgttctgcagcatcTAGTGTCTCCCTTTGTATTTGTTTTCTGTCTATTTTGTGTTAAGACAGTATTTTGAATttcttttgtataatctactagatgctcctATACTTGTGACGCAAGGTTTTGACACATACTAGTAGAATTGTGGATTaagtattttcttggttttatttAATTAGaaccttttatatttttcttaaatcttgcaagtaagaagagtttaattactcgaaaaaTAATTAACGGAATAATTATATGTTtgattcactagttggcttgcttagctgtgatgttgggcgccatcataacctataggtgaaattggatcgtgacactgcCTATAAAAAGGATTTGGCTCCTAATTTCAGCTAACCCTTTGCCTAAATATaatttgttgattttgtattAATTTTGCATTCAGAAGTGAATATAATATTATCATTTAACAAATTCGAGGAGTTAGGAGTTTCGTTTTTCACTCTGGATTATTACACAAAAATTAGCCGgtgaaattttctttctttcaattatctGTTGTAATATTTTATGTGATACTCCCTCTGTTTAAATTTACATGACACGGTTTGACTCGGCATAAAGGTTTAAAAAAAAAGATTAGCCGgtgaaattttctttctttcaattatctGTTGTAATATTTTATGTGATACTCCCTCTGTTTAAATTTACATGACACAGTTTGACTCGGCATAAGGTTTAAAAAAAAGACGACTTTTAAAACTTGTTGTCTTAAAGGTCAAAAATTATGTGTAtgtggctataaaagcttctcattaatagtaaaataattaaaataaaaaatttaaactttAATTATTTTCAATTACAGAAACGTATCATTTTGGTTGAAATGGACTAATAAAAAGTGTCACATAAAGTGAAATGAAGGGAGTAATTATTTGGTGTATATGAAATAATTTTAACAAAATATCACatcaaattaatttagttaaaaaGATATGATTTTCCTAAAATTGTCTAAAAGTTTTTAAGAATATGTTCATAAAATCAGGAACGATGCATGATTTTTGAATTCACGTCATACTTCAATAATTGAGAGTTACAGCTTCACGTCATTCAAACTTCGAAAATAGTTCCTTGATTTAGAACTTATAAATATTCAAAGTCCAGGAATATTCCTGGAGTTTTCTGTGTTTTAAATAAGTGTATTTCTGTCCAGACTTATATTTTCGCATAAATGAGTTATTACTTTGCcaatataatttaaattatagCTAAACTCTAATAGCTAACCTAAAGTGGCTATTTTCCAATCTTTTACGGTTTATATTTAACAAATAGTATACTATCGGTATACAAGAATGATTTAGGTTTATGTTTAACAAATAATATATCTGCATACCTTTGCTTGAAGCTTTTATGTAACTAATAGTATACTCCATAATGATCTTATAAGGAAGACAAGAAGATGTGTAGATGTAGAAGACGCAATCCATTATCCATTCCAAGGCTTGGAGGGCACTACGCGCGCAGGGGCGTATGTAGCATATAGGTAACGGGTTCAACTGAATTCATATAATTTAAATTCTGGATTCGCCTTTTGGCACTAGCCAAAGAGACTAAGATGGAGCACGTTGTGCGAGAAAGCAAAACTGACTTATGAGTTATGAGTTGAACTGCTTGAGATTAAGAAGGGAATGAGAGGTTGATTCGACTTTGGAGGAGATAATTTAACAAATTTTGTAGCTGGGAAGCAGACTGTGGATCACTGCTAG from Nicotiana tomentosiformis chromosome 11, ASM39032v3, whole genome shotgun sequence encodes:
- the LOC138901871 gene encoding uncharacterized protein gives rise to the protein MITAPVAPSSVRPPRGGEQVGRGRPKGGGQPGSAPAWFYASPTRPDAEASHVVITDIISVCGKDSSVLFYPESTYSYVSSLFAHFLGVSRESLDTPVYVSTPMDDFVVVDRIYQFCIVIFCGYETRADLLLLNMTDFEFILDMDWLSPYHAVLDCHAKIVTLAMPELPRLEWIGSFAGTSSRVISFSKARHMVEKGCLAYLAYVRDTTAETPAIDSMPVV